In the Candidatus Electrothrix rattekaaiensis genome, one interval contains:
- a CDS encoding FAD-linked oxidase C-terminal domain-containing protein, which translates to MYFTALENRWLSDRISGIVPDMEKKVIKKLQQAVGKAHLLISLEERSCYSYDASGRDFMPDAVALPDSTAQVATLLRLADEYRFSVIPRGAGSGTTGGALPVHGGLVIGFSRMNRIVEIDPDNMIAVVEPGVVTGELQAAVKKHGLMYPPDPASLKFCSIGGNAAECAGGPSAVKYGVTRDYIIGLEVVLPNGEIMRTGVRTEKGVVGYDLTRLFIGSEGTLAIFTKLILRLLPLAEDKVTFLLSFPSLAQATGMVAKILTAGLMPCTLEYMDQTAVQVVGDQLGNSLPEETAALLLVEFDGSKSEVARQGKVFTSFVRQQQEKDCVLRQAQSEEETQELWQARRSIAPACLSLRPHKIAEDVVVPRSRIPELVGFTEQLAHELDLIILTFGHAGDGNIHVNIMVDKQNEQEYANGLKAKERLFERVLSMGGTLSGEHGVGMTKSSFISQELDETALSIMRRLKGLFDPHNILNPGKIFPT; encoded by the coding sequence ATGTATTTCACTGCCCTTGAAAACCGCTGGCTCTCGGACAGAATATCCGGTATTGTTCCAGATATGGAGAAAAAAGTCATAAAAAAGTTGCAGCAGGCTGTTGGTAAAGCCCATCTGCTGATAAGCTTGGAGGAGCGTTCCTGTTACAGTTATGACGCGTCAGGGCGGGATTTCATGCCGGATGCAGTGGCCTTACCTGACTCAACGGCTCAGGTTGCGACCCTGCTTCGCCTTGCTGATGAATACCGTTTTTCGGTTATCCCGCGCGGGGCAGGGAGCGGCACCACCGGCGGTGCCCTGCCTGTGCATGGCGGCTTGGTTATAGGGTTTAGTCGGATGAATCGAATTGTTGAGATTGATCCTGACAATATGATTGCCGTGGTGGAACCGGGTGTGGTCACCGGTGAGTTGCAGGCCGCTGTAAAAAAACACGGCTTGATGTACCCTCCTGATCCGGCTAGCCTGAAATTCTGTTCCATCGGCGGTAATGCCGCAGAGTGCGCTGGTGGTCCCAGCGCGGTGAAATACGGAGTGACCCGCGATTATATCATCGGTCTTGAGGTGGTGCTGCCCAACGGTGAAATCATGCGGACAGGGGTGCGCACGGAAAAGGGAGTAGTGGGCTACGACCTGACCCGACTGTTCATCGGCTCCGAAGGTACTCTGGCGATCTTTACCAAACTCATTCTTCGCCTTCTCCCACTTGCCGAGGACAAGGTGACTTTTCTGCTCAGTTTTCCCTCCTTGGCGCAGGCAACTGGCATGGTTGCCAAGATTCTCACTGCCGGGCTTATGCCCTGCACCTTGGAATATATGGATCAAACCGCTGTGCAGGTGGTAGGTGATCAATTGGGCAATTCCTTACCTGAGGAGACTGCTGCCCTGTTGCTGGTGGAGTTTGACGGGAGCAAATCCGAGGTCGCACGACAAGGAAAAGTCTTTACATCGTTTGTTCGACAGCAGCAAGAGAAGGACTGCGTGCTACGCCAAGCACAAAGTGAAGAGGAAACCCAGGAACTTTGGCAGGCCAGACGCTCCATCGCACCGGCCTGTTTGAGCCTGCGACCCCATAAAATTGCTGAAGATGTGGTGGTGCCCCGTTCACGGATACCGGAACTGGTTGGGTTTACCGAACAGCTGGCCCATGAGCTGGATCTCATCATCCTGACCTTTGGTCATGCCGGCGACGGTAATATCCATGTAAACATTATGGTGGATAAACAGAACGAACAGGAATATGCTAACGGGCTCAAGGCCAAAGAACGGCTTTTTGAGCGCGTACTCAGTATGGGCGGCACCCTCTCTGGCGAACACGGGGTCGGGATGACCAAGTCGTCCTTTATATCCCAGGAACTTGACGAAACAGCCCTCTCAATCATGCGACGATTAAAGGGACTCTTTGACCCGCATAATATTTTGAATCCAGGGAAGATCTTTCCGACCTGA
- a CDS encoding tetratricopeptide repeat protein, whose amino-acid sequence MGDTSGNSRFDKSGSGDQNVGQGDGAIGKQVNVTQEVRGNNNISSGTGNVTVTYNSISPDVLADVRKLAVTDAALASFFKILEEQQVPHSDLDNKLREIAGQYKELLLRLETVQSEDPQVQRLKEEAGQAIEAGDYAKAEELLNQAEARDVQAIEQLEEAIKQQQDAARQRRISAADTNVSQALAQRMQLRYAKAAEYWQKAATLLPEDQKKERSLYLSNAGYDFHRVARYNDALPLFEQSFAIDQEIGFKAGQGATLSNIGAIHHAKGDYDKALPLFEQSVAIFHESGGKAEEGALLNNISQIYKARGDYTTALKYLEQSLVIRQEIGDKAGEGTTLNNIAGIHRARGDYTTALTYLEQSLVIRQEIGDKAGEGTTLNNISQIYDARGDYTTALKYLEQNLVLFREIGDKAHEGGTLNNISQIYDARGDYDTALTYLEQSLVITQEIGDKAGEGTTLNNISQIYKARGNYATALKYLEQSLAIMQEIGAKMEEAVMSWNIGMIYDARGDYTTALKYLEQSLVIRQEIGDKAGEGTTLSNIGAIHHAKGEYAAALKYLEQSLVIRQEIGDKAGEGATLSNIGALHHVKGDYDKALPLFEQSVAIFHESGSKAEEGALLNNISQIYDARGDSATALKYLEQSLVITQEIGAKMEEAVMSWNIGMIYKKQGDLRKAEQYISRAVQLAEEIGHPSLEKYREGLATVRAAIKAR is encoded by the coding sequence ATGGGAGATACGTCCGGCAACAGCAGGTTCGACAAGAGTGGCAGCGGCGACCAGAATGTTGGTCAGGGCGATGGGGCTATTGGTAAGCAGGTGAACGTCACGCAGGAGGTGCGTGGGAACAACAATATCTCCTCCGGTACCGGTAATGTCACGGTGACCTACAACAGCATTTCCCCTGATGTGCTTGCTGATGTCCGCAAGCTGGCCGTTACTGATGCCGCCCTTGCCAGCTTCTTCAAGATACTGGAGGAGCAGCAGGTTCCGCACAGCGACCTGGACAACAAGCTGCGGGAGATAGCCGGGCAGTACAAGGAGCTGCTTCTGCGCCTGGAGACCGTGCAGTCGGAAGACCCGCAGGTACAGCGGCTCAAGGAAGAGGCGGGACAGGCCATTGAGGCTGGTGATTACGCCAAGGCCGAGGAGCTGCTGAATCAAGCCGAGGCCCGCGATGTGCAGGCGATAGAGCAGCTTGAGGAGGCCATCAAGCAACAACAGGATGCGGCCCGGCAGCGGCGTATCTCTGCTGCTGATACCAATGTTTCCCAAGCCCTTGCCCAGCGTATGCAGTTGCGCTATGCCAAGGCTGCCGAGTATTGGCAGAAGGCCGCTACCCTGCTGCCGGAAGACCAGAAGAAGGAACGCTCGCTTTATCTGAGTAACGCAGGATATGACTTCCACCGGGTTGCTCGCTACAACGATGCCCTGCCCCTGTTTGAGCAGAGCTTTGCGATAGACCAGGAGATCGGCTTCAAGGCAGGACAAGGCGCGACGCTGAGTAACATCGGTGCGATTCACCATGCCAAGGGTGACTACGATAAAGCCCTGCCCTTGTTTGAGCAGAGCGTAGCTATATTTCATGAGAGCGGCGGCAAGGCGGAAGAAGGTGCCTTGCTGAACAACATCAGCCAGATTTACAAGGCGCGGGGCGACTACACCACGGCCCTCAAGTATCTGGAGCAGAGCCTTGTCATCAGGCAGGAGATTGGCGACAAGGCAGGGGAAGGCACGACGCTGAACAACATCGCTGGTATTCACAGGGCGCGGGGCGACTACACCACCGCCCTCACGTATCTGGAGCAGAGCCTTGTCATCAGGCAGGAGATTGGCGACAAGGCAGGGGAAGGCACGACGCTGAACAACATCAGCCAGATTTACGATGCGCGGGGCGACTACACCACCGCCCTCAAGTATCTGGAGCAGAACCTTGTCCTCTTCCGAGAGATTGGTGATAAGGCTCATGAAGGAGGCACCCTGAACAACATCAGCCAGATTTACGATGCACGGGGCGACTACGACACCGCCCTCACGTATCTGGAGCAGAGCCTTGTCATCACGCAGGAGATCGGCGACAAGGCAGGGGAAGGCACGACCCTGAACAACATCAGCCAGATTTACAAGGCGCGGGGCAACTACGCCACCGCCCTCAAGTATCTGGAGCAGAGCTTGGCGATAATGCAGGAGATCGGGGCCAAGATGGAGGAGGCGGTTATGAGCTGGAACATCGGCATGATTTACGATGCGCGGGGCGACTACACCACCGCCCTCAAGTATCTGGAGCAGAGCCTTGTCATCAGGCAGGAGATCGGCGACAAGGCCGGGGAAGGCACGACCCTGAGTAACATAGGTGCGATTCACCATGCCAAGGGCGAGTACGCCGCCGCCCTCAAGTATCTGGAGCAGAGCCTTGTCATCAGGCAGGAGATTGGTGATAAGGCAGGGGAAGGCGCGACGCTGAGTAACATCGGTGCGCTTCACCATGTCAAGGGCGACTACGACAAGGCCCTGCCCTTGTTTGAGCAGAGCGTAGCTATATTTCACGAGAGCGGCAGCAAGGCGGAAGAAGGTGCCTTGCTGAACAACATCAGCCAGATTTACGATGCGCGGGGCGACTCCGCCACCGCCCTCAAGTATCTGGAGCAGAGCCTTGTCATCACGCAGGAGATCGGGGCCAAGATGGAGGAGGCGGTTATGAGCTGGAACATCGGCATGATCTACAAGAAGCAGGGCGACCTGCGCAAGGCGGAGCAGTACATCAGCCGGGCTGTGCAGCTTGCCGAGGAGATCGGTCATCCTTCCTTGGAGAAATACCGCGAGGGATTGGCAACGGTACGGGCGGCGATCAAGGCGCGGTAG
- a CDS encoding PilW family protein, protein MQRRKQKENGFTLIEVMVSMVIASFVFAGIYGVYTIQQRSYTVQEQVSEMQQKARAALDYMVRDIRMAGYNDPNGNCTSRDTTDWNNWDASADTFTFVTCVPGETSASTVEYGLYDAYESSGGNDKIINDLYRRVNSGNRQLIAEGIDAIEFLYAVEDDTTDPVSFNTSTSVVGVANIENIRSVRISLLMRSTLPDRKHRDKVQYIPASGATDWELKSKVADQSLLLLPWDNYHRRLLVTTVKMRNMGL, encoded by the coding sequence ATGCAGAGAAGAAAACAAAAGGAGAACGGATTCACCTTGATTGAAGTTATGGTCTCTATGGTGATTGCCAGTTTTGTATTTGCCGGGATTTACGGGGTGTATACAATTCAACAGAGAAGCTATACCGTCCAGGAGCAAGTGAGTGAAATGCAGCAGAAGGCCAGAGCTGCTCTGGATTATATGGTGCGGGATATCCGTATGGCCGGTTATAATGATCCAAATGGGAATTGTACGAGTAGAGATACAACTGACTGGAACAACTGGGATGCATCGGCAGATACTTTCACCTTTGTCACTTGTGTGCCTGGGGAGACGAGTGCCAGTACAGTGGAGTATGGATTGTATGATGCATATGAGAGCAGCGGTGGGAATGACAAAATTATAAATGATCTGTACAGAAGAGTAAATAGCGGAAACAGGCAGTTGATTGCGGAAGGGATTGATGCAATCGAATTTCTCTATGCAGTTGAGGATGATACTACTGACCCAGTAAGCTTTAACACAAGTACCTCGGTTGTTGGGGTTGCCAATATAGAGAACATTCGTTCTGTCCGGATTTCTCTGTTGATGCGGTCAACATTGCCAGATCGTAAACATAGAGACAAGGTGCAGTATATACCAGCATCTGGAGCGACGGACTGGGAGCTTAAAAGTAAAGTTGCGGATCAGTCTCTCCTGCTCCTTCCATGGGATAATTATCATCGACGGCTTTTGGTTACCACTGTGAAAATGCGTAATATGGGGTTATAG
- a CDS encoding sigma-54 dependent transcriptional regulator, which yields MDDAAESILKHILVVDDEENMRHMLSVLLTGEGYLVDTATDGKEAVRLLENKVFDFVLCDIRMPKMDGLAFLKAAEAVEHGATVIMMSAFGSVDTALEAMKQGAYDFISKPFKADEVVLVLKKAEERERLRRENIFLKRKIAELEKKSGFGAMIGKSEAMQEVFSLAEKVAEHPTTVLITGESGTGKELVAAGIHAKSGRANKAFVAVNCASVPENLLESEFFGYKRGAFTGADRDKKGLFEEADQGTLFLDEIAELPLSLQVKLLRVLQEQEIRPVGSAQRKKIDVRILAATARDISEEVQQGRFREDLFYRLNVINIQVPPLRNRSEDIPVLCDYFVKKFTKSLNRPDIEGLSHAALQQLLAYAWPGNVRELENVLERAVILAEGPHILPENLPENIRESRAENVADFLAGISSIKEGRRRVEERLIRQALEATQGNKSQAALILEISYPSLLSKIKGYGVESDQKVMGGKIDCEKSL from the coding sequence ATGGATGACGCAGCTGAAAGTATTTTAAAGCATATTCTTGTTGTTGATGACGAGGAAAATATGCGTCATATGTTGTCTGTTTTACTTACTGGAGAGGGTTATCTGGTGGATACGGCCACAGACGGTAAGGAGGCTGTCAGGTTACTGGAGAATAAAGTCTTTGATTTTGTGCTTTGCGATATCAGAATGCCTAAGATGGACGGCTTGGCCTTTCTCAAGGCCGCAGAAGCCGTTGAGCATGGTGCCACTGTGATTATGATGTCCGCTTTTGGTTCCGTGGATACAGCCCTTGAGGCGATGAAGCAGGGAGCGTATGATTTTATTTCCAAACCCTTTAAGGCCGATGAAGTGGTTCTAGTGCTGAAAAAGGCGGAAGAACGGGAACGGTTACGCCGGGAAAATATTTTTCTTAAAAGAAAAATTGCTGAGTTGGAAAAAAAATCCGGCTTCGGGGCGATGATCGGAAAAAGCGAGGCTATGCAGGAGGTGTTTAGTCTGGCCGAAAAAGTGGCCGAGCATCCGACCACTGTCCTGATTACCGGTGAATCCGGCACAGGCAAGGAGCTGGTCGCTGCTGGCATCCATGCCAAAAGTGGGAGGGCGAACAAAGCGTTTGTTGCGGTGAACTGCGCCAGTGTCCCGGAAAACTTGTTGGAAAGTGAGTTCTTCGGGTACAAACGCGGTGCCTTTACCGGAGCAGATCGTGATAAAAAGGGCCTTTTTGAAGAGGCAGACCAGGGGACCCTTTTTCTTGATGAGATCGCTGAGCTTCCTTTATCTCTGCAGGTCAAGTTGTTGCGGGTCTTGCAGGAACAGGAAATCCGACCTGTGGGTTCTGCGCAGAGGAAAAAAATTGATGTGCGCATTCTTGCTGCCACAGCCAGAGATATCAGCGAGGAAGTGCAGCAAGGGCGTTTTCGCGAAGATCTGTTTTATCGGCTGAATGTGATTAATATCCAGGTGCCGCCATTGCGTAATCGGAGTGAGGATATCCCTGTCCTTTGCGATTATTTTGTTAAAAAATTTACAAAAAGCCTGAACAGACCGGATATTGAGGGGCTGAGTCATGCTGCTCTACAGCAGCTGCTTGCTTATGCTTGGCCGGGCAATGTTCGTGAATTGGAAAACGTGTTGGAGCGGGCCGTGATTCTGGCGGAGGGGCCGCATATCTTGCCGGAAAATCTCCCTGAGAATATTCGGGAAAGCCGTGCTGAAAATGTTGCTGATTTTTTGGCCGGGATTTCTTCGATAAAAGAGGGAAGAAGGAGGGTAGAAGAGCGGCTTATCCGGCAGGCACTTGAGGCAACTCAAGGGAATAAAAGTCAGGCCGCCCTGATTCTTGAAATCAGTTATCCTTCGTTGCTGAGTAAGATTAAGGGGTACGGAGTGGAGAGTGATCAAAAAGTTATGGGTGGAAAAATTGACTGTGAAAAAAGTTTATAA
- a CDS encoding DUF4198 domain-containing protein → MKIKAVAATALFLACMTGEALAHFGMIIPSENILTPKKKSVQLDLSFSHPFEIIGMELDKPKAFFMVSGDQRTDLIPSLKATKVMDNPSWTTQVSIKRPGVYTFVMEPTPYWEPAEDLHIIHYTKTIIAAFGDDQGWDEPVGIATEIVPLTRPFGNYAGNSFSGQVLLDGKPVPGAEVEVELYNKDKKFSAPSDYHVTQVVKADETGVFTFACPQAGWWGFSALNEADYTIKDPEGNEKGVELGAVLWTYLDAYK, encoded by the coding sequence ATGAAGATCAAAGCTGTCGCTGCAACTGCACTCTTTCTCGCCTGCATGACAGGTGAGGCCCTTGCCCATTTCGGAATGATTATCCCCTCGGAGAATATCCTGACACCGAAAAAGAAGAGCGTTCAACTTGACCTCTCTTTTTCCCATCCTTTTGAAATAATCGGTATGGAATTGGATAAGCCGAAAGCATTCTTTATGGTGTCTGGCGATCAGAGAACAGACTTGATTCCGTCTCTCAAAGCGACCAAAGTGATGGATAACCCGAGCTGGACAACGCAAGTTTCCATCAAACGTCCTGGAGTATATACCTTTGTCATGGAGCCGACCCCGTATTGGGAACCAGCTGAAGACTTGCATATCATCCATTACACCAAAACCATAATTGCCGCCTTTGGTGATGATCAAGGCTGGGATGAGCCTGTGGGGATTGCCACAGAAATCGTCCCACTGACCCGTCCCTTTGGGAATTATGCAGGCAACAGCTTTTCTGGCCAAGTCTTACTGGACGGAAAGCCGGTTCCCGGTGCGGAGGTCGAAGTGGAGCTGTACAATAAGGACAAGAAATTCAGTGCTCCCAGCGATTACCACGTCACCCAGGTCGTCAAGGCTGACGAAACCGGGGTTTTCACCTTTGCTTGTCCCCAAGCAGGATGGTGGGGGTTTTCCGCCCTGAATGAAGCCGACTATACCATCAAGGATCCTGAAGGCAACGAGAAAGGGGTTGAGCTGGGTGCTGTGCTTTGGACCTATCTGGATGCCTACAAATAG
- a CDS encoding ATP-binding protein, translating to MKLKLTITICGLLLIGMLLINFVLLFLWKHDALQRNSEHDQAVLAHIQSLLLRESGAGQEGGAAVQEFVFSDFYRSSEGGRFFVLLEAGKQAGQGRKEKVGASEHDEITALLTSAAVEAKSTGKQVSRTAASFSHGLFCNDLLVNARPVMKQGEIIGAISVVHSLDSLSQALWEMEKTVLVYLLINVLVLGAIGFFRMAGLVIRPVERLVALANQYSHHDLFHFVTEDSGGAFGKLSSSLNSMLVRIDEDRQTLQHTVTALEVANQTLQKQQQEMVRAEKLASVGRMAAGLAHEIGNPLSVIQGYLGILLGSQGQSEVHKDFLRRSEHEVQRIDKLIRQLLDFSRSAKGSPEVFSLHELLHSVIEMVKVQTAFRGILIDADFAAEEDGVYADCEQLRQVFVNCLLNSADAIHMAEQDGIHRGEGRVSVITNLQCPLPNNQDRYREKKGASQLLIRISDNGIGIIKEELPVVFDPFYTTKEPGKGTGLGLSVSRSLVETAGGTMELQSEVGQGSSMLITLPSSLAEISSLG from the coding sequence TTGAAACTCAAATTAACAATAACCATATGCGGCTTACTGCTGATCGGGATGCTGCTTATAAATTTTGTTCTGCTGTTTTTGTGGAAACACGATGCCTTGCAGCGTAATTCGGAACATGATCAGGCCGTGCTTGCCCATATCCAATCATTGCTGCTCAGAGAGAGTGGCGCAGGACAGGAAGGCGGGGCTGCTGTTCAGGAGTTTGTTTTTTCTGATTTTTACCGGTCTTCTGAAGGCGGACGTTTTTTTGTCCTATTGGAAGCGGGAAAACAGGCAGGGCAGGGCAGAAAAGAAAAGGTCGGGGCAAGCGAACATGACGAAATAACAGCACTCCTGACCTCTGCTGCTGTTGAAGCTAAGAGCACAGGAAAGCAGGTGAGCCGCACCGCTGCTTCGTTTTCGCACGGATTATTTTGCAATGATCTCCTGGTGAACGCCCGTCCTGTTATGAAACAGGGAGAGATTATCGGAGCGATTTCAGTTGTTCACTCGTTGGATTCTCTTTCACAGGCTCTGTGGGAGATGGAGAAGACGGTTCTTGTGTACCTCCTGATTAATGTCCTTGTGTTAGGGGCCATTGGTTTTTTCAGAATGGCAGGGCTGGTGATTCGTCCTGTTGAACGATTAGTCGCTCTTGCCAATCAATACAGCCATCATGATCTCTTCCACTTTGTCACGGAGGATTCCGGCGGTGCCTTTGGAAAGCTGTCCAGCAGCCTCAACAGTATGCTGGTCAGGATAGATGAGGACCGGCAAACCTTGCAGCACACGGTGACCGCCTTGGAAGTTGCCAACCAAACTCTGCAAAAGCAACAACAGGAAATGGTTCGTGCGGAAAAATTGGCATCCGTGGGCCGGATGGCGGCAGGGCTGGCCCATGAGATCGGGAATCCTCTGAGCGTGATCCAGGGCTATCTCGGTATCCTTCTCGGTTCACAGGGGCAGAGTGAGGTGCATAAGGATTTTCTTCGACGTTCCGAACATGAGGTGCAGCGGATTGATAAACTGATTCGGCAATTATTGGATTTTTCCAGATCGGCCAAGGGAAGCCCGGAAGTCTTTTCCCTGCACGAATTGTTGCATTCGGTTATAGAGATGGTCAAGGTCCAGACAGCGTTTCGAGGTATTCTTATTGACGCTGATTTTGCTGCTGAGGAGGATGGGGTCTATGCTGACTGTGAGCAGTTGCGTCAAGTTTTTGTTAATTGCCTGCTGAACAGCGCAGATGCAATCCATATGGCTGAACAGGATGGGATTCACAGGGGAGAGGGGAGAGTGTCGGTGATAACAAACCTGCAATGTCCGCTGCCGAACAATCAAGACCGGTACCGAGAAAAAAAGGGAGCTTCGCAGCTCCTTATCCGTATCAGCGATAACGGGATCGGGATCATTAAGGAAGAGTTACCTGTTGTCTTTGATCCCTTTTATACAACCAAGGAGCCGGGCAAGGGAACAGGGTTAGGTTTGTCTGTTTCCCGTTCTCTTGTTGAGACCGCTGGTGGTACAATGGAATTGCAGAGTGAGGTTGGGCAGGGGAGCAGTATGTTGATTACCTTACCCAGCTCCTTGGCTGAAATCAGCTCTCTCGGTTAA
- the cbiM gene encoding cobalt transporter CbiM, protein MHISEGILSAPVLISGGVFTAIGTFIGLKKIDLEQIMPVALLSAAFFVAGLVHVPLGPGSVHLMLIGLLGAMLGWAAFPAILIALFLQALFFQFGGFAVLGVNTVIMSAPALCCYYLTRPWMDNPKTRPAAAFIAGFLAIFLASLLTACALALTDTGFTAAAQLIIAANVPLMIIEGCITMFTVGFLAKVQPEILHLEYA, encoded by the coding sequence ATGCATATTTCAGAAGGAATTCTCTCGGCACCGGTTCTGATAAGCGGCGGAGTTTTTACTGCCATTGGCACCTTTATTGGGTTGAAAAAAATTGATCTTGAACAGATTATGCCTGTTGCTCTGCTTTCCGCTGCTTTTTTTGTTGCAGGACTTGTTCATGTTCCTCTCGGGCCGGGATCCGTACACCTGATGCTCATCGGACTTCTTGGTGCCATGCTGGGCTGGGCTGCTTTCCCGGCAATTCTTATCGCTCTTTTTCTTCAGGCCCTGTTTTTCCAATTCGGCGGTTTTGCCGTCCTCGGGGTGAACACGGTCATAATGTCTGCTCCAGCACTCTGCTGTTATTATTTGACCCGTCCTTGGATGGACAATCCCAAAACACGACCTGCTGCCGCATTTATTGCAGGCTTCTTGGCAATTTTCCTGGCCTCGCTACTGACCGCCTGTGCTCTTGCCCTTACCGATACCGGTTTTACAGCTGCTGCGCAACTCATTATTGCAGCCAATGTTCCGCTCATGATCATTGAAGGATGTATCACCATGTTTACTGTCGGTTTTCTCGCCAAGGTCCAACCAGAAATTTTACACCTCGAATACGCATGA
- a CDS encoding prepilin-type N-terminal cleavage/methylation domain-containing protein: MIRNKKISDSAGFTFAELMIVMGIIGVLAAIALPNFLRGLPEKRLKHATRNLYADLQKARLLAVKENRTAANPANVIFDTDAGTYSYPEGEGTSEVNLVDLYGDVTYGCDSAVNAGVKNTWRASTEVPDDTIPPNGITDNITFTNLGQADSEDIYLQSNNDVTVCYAVTVSPLGVVKILRYSDSVWK, translated from the coding sequence ATGATAAGAAATAAGAAAATAAGTGATTCGGCAGGTTTTACCTTTGCTGAACTGATGATAGTTATGGGGATTATCGGTGTGTTGGCAGCTATTGCTTTGCCGAATTTTTTGCGCGGCCTGCCGGAAAAACGACTGAAACATGCCACGAGAAATCTCTATGCGGATTTACAGAAAGCGAGGTTGCTGGCGGTGAAGGAAAATAGAACCGCAGCGAATCCTGCAAATGTTATCTTTGATACAGATGCGGGAACATATTCCTATCCAGAAGGAGAAGGTACGTCTGAGGTGAACTTGGTCGATCTTTACGGAGATGTAACCTATGGTTGTGATTCAGCAGTTAACGCAGGAGTTAAGAATACCTGGAGAGCTTCTACTGAAGTTCCCGATGATACAATTCCCCCTAACGGTATAACGGATAATATTACCTTTACGAATCTCGGCCAAGCTGATTCGGAAGATATTTACCTGCAAAGCAATAATGATGTAACGGTCTGTTATGCCGTAACAGTGTCGCCTCTCGGTGTTGTTAAGATTTTGCGATACAGCGATTCTGTTTGGAAGTAG
- a CDS encoding prepilin-type N-terminal cleavage/methylation domain-containing protein has translation MKQDVCRRKVVQGFSLVELMLVIALLGVLSAISIPVFVRSLPEYRLKNATRNLYADLQKARLLAVKKNMKMVVRFHEAEGFYYIDEDKKGAAGYKEWNPDEMRGDLADYGGVIYGWGSAVKNWNNKLIKHAVPYNDISFKVTGTATPASIYLQYQSENVITYAVTTTNYGTVKVRRFSGSSWE, from the coding sequence ATGAAGCAGGACGTGTGCAGAAGGAAGGTGGTTCAAGGGTTTTCCTTGGTTGAGTTGATGTTGGTGATTGCTCTCCTTGGAGTACTGTCGGCAATCAGTATACCTGTTTTTGTACGGAGCCTGCCGGAATATCGGCTCAAAAACGCTACGCGAAATTTGTATGCGGATCTACAAAAAGCACGATTGCTGGCTGTGAAGAAGAATATGAAGATGGTTGTTCGATTTCATGAAGCAGAAGGTTTTTATTATATAGATGAGGATAAAAAGGGGGCTGCTGGGTATAAAGAATGGAATCCTGATGAGATGAGAGGGGATCTGGCTGATTACGGTGGTGTGATATATGGGTGGGGCAGTGCTGTAAAGAACTGGAATAATAAGTTGATTAAACATGCTGTGCCGTATAATGATATTAGCTTTAAAGTAACCGGAACCGCAACACCGGCCAGTATCTACCTGCAATATCAGAGTGAAAATGTTATAACCTACGCTGTTACCACAACAAATTATGGAACAGTCAAGGTAAGAAGATTCAGCGGCTCGTCCTGGGAGTAA
- a CDS encoding TIGR00266 family protein has translation MSGRQAHEIDYEIFGHEMQFVEIELDPQESVVAEAGSMMYMSDFIKMETIFGDGSASSQQGGFFDKMLGAGKRLITGEGLFITMFTFQGQGKGKVAFASPYPGKIIPLDLTQYGNRIICQKDAFLCAAKGVAIGIAFQKRLGTALFGGEGFIMQQLDGDGLCFVHAGGTIVERQLQAGETLRVDTGCLVALTQTVNYDIEYVGNVKSAVFGGEGFFFASLRGPGHVWLQSLPFSRLAGRIWAAAPKAGGQSVGEGSVLGNISTLFEK, from the coding sequence ATGAGCGGACGACAGGCTCACGAGATCGATTATGAGATCTTCGGGCACGAGATGCAGTTTGTCGAGATTGAGCTTGATCCGCAGGAAAGCGTGGTGGCCGAGGCAGGCAGCATGATGTACATGAGCGATTTCATCAAGATGGAGACCATCTTCGGTGACGGCTCTGCCTCTTCCCAGCAAGGCGGTTTCTTCGATAAAATGCTCGGTGCGGGTAAACGGCTGATCACTGGCGAAGGGCTGTTCATCACCATGTTCACCTTTCAGGGCCAGGGCAAAGGCAAGGTCGCCTTTGCCTCCCCGTATCCGGGCAAGATTATTCCTCTGGATCTGACCCAGTACGGCAACCGAATTATCTGCCAAAAGGACGCCTTTCTCTGCGCAGCCAAGGGGGTTGCCATTGGAATCGCTTTTCAGAAAAGACTCGGCACAGCCTTATTCGGTGGGGAAGGATTCATTATGCAGCAGCTGGACGGTGATGGACTGTGCTTTGTCCATGCTGGCGGCACCATCGTGGAACGGCAGCTCCAGGCAGGAGAAACCCTACGGGTGGACACGGGTTGCTTGGTCGCCCTGACCCAGACCGTGAATTATGATATTGAGTATGTAGGCAATGTGAAATCAGCTGTGTTTGGCGGCGAGGGGTTTTTCTTTGCCAGCCTACGCGGGCCAGGCCATGTCTGGCTGCAATCCCTGCCCTTTTCCCGGCTGGCCGGACGAATCTGGGCGGCTGCTCCCAAAGCTGGCGGACAGAGCGTGGGCGAAGGATCTGTGCTTGGCAATATCTCCACGCTCTTTGAGAAGTAG